One window from the genome of Sardina pilchardus chromosome 12, fSarPil1.1, whole genome shotgun sequence encodes:
- the LOC134097855 gene encoding uncharacterized protein LOC134097855: MAQMWKVVEFMDKGTAVVPCSWLEKAGESWRCYWPGSYDHWRLQKSVLNHLPPGQDWDVYDDVRVLVGCATYGKAKEYLDKSLQPDCPTDIQSEAEFPEKRKRRANPRYNEGSNLGRAGSSATARTWSLPREAVGGEDTESDEDQPTPRKTARPAIDFGPDINSEWLFGPSTTQRAQSTGVSNGNQRSELLNLDSPREGHFSQATPQPSQQLLRDIGISKVLQLLSQVLEDNKMIKEEVTKLGSDIRALRREMGRQVTPEASPSLIKLPLSSMEDFQQAEALMRENPHEKKKLISTFALIGGHTAELTVRRMLQNGLTNNLACNFNWAGKGHKKPFRETSLSDVLFAGLQKQLPGSTQMAYEGTVKKWLKYAPEREGGIERRRRAQEQAPSQQDSDRLDH; the protein is encoded by the exons ATGGCACAGATGTGGAAGGTGGTCGAGTTCATGGACAAAGGCACTGCCGTAGTGCCATGCAGCTGGCTGGAGAAGGCAGGGGAAAGCTGGAGGTGTTATTGGCCTGGCTCCTATGACCACTGGCGGCTCCAGAAGTCCGTTTTAAACCACCTTCCGCCAGGTCAAGACTGGGATGTTTATGATGACGTGAGGGTCTTGGTAGGCTGTG CGACATATGGCAAGGCCAAAGAATATTTAGATAAATCTTTGCAACCAGACTGCCCAACAGACATCCAGTCAGAGGCTGAATTTcctgagaagagaaaaagaag GGCAAACCCACGCTACAATGAAGGTAGCAATCTTGGAAGAGCGGGCTCATCAGCTACAGCCAGGACTTGGAGCTTGCCACGAGAAGCTGTTGGAG GTGAGGACACTGAATCTGATGAGGATCAGCCAACCCCTAGAAAAACAGCAAGGCCAGCTATTGACTTTGGGCCAG acaTCAATAGTGAGTGGCTATTTGGGCCATCGACCACACAAAGAG CTCAATCAACAGGGGTATCAAATGGCAACCAAAGATCTGAGCTACTAAATCTAG ACTCACCTCGAGAAGGACATTTCTCACAAG CCACACCTCAACCAAGCCAACAGCTATTGCGTG ACATTGGAATAAGCAAAGTCCTTCAGCTGCTGTCCCAAGTGCTAGAAGACAACAAGATGATAAAAGAGGAGGTCACCAAATTGGGAAGTGACATCAGGGCTctcaggagagagatggggaggcaGGTAACACCTGAAGCTTCCCCTTCATTAATTAAGCTGCCCCTGAGCTCAATGGAGGACTTTCAACAGGCAGAAGCACTCATGAGAGAAAACCcccatgagaaaaaaaaattg ATCTCTACATTCGCTCTTATTGGTGGGCACACTGCTGAATTGACCGTAAGGCGGATGCTGCAAAATGGCCTCACCAACAACCTGGCTTGTAATTTCAACTGGGCAGGAAAAGGCCACAAGAAACCTTTTAGAGAAACATCTCTCAGCGATGTGCTATTCG CTGGACTGCAAAAACAGCTGCCAGGGAGCACACAGATGGCTTACGAAGGCACCGTAAAGAAGTGGCTGAAATATGCAccggagagagaagggggaataGAGAGGCGCAGACGAGCGCAAGAGCAG GCACCTTCACAACAGGACTCTGACCGCCTGGACCACTAG